A section of the Chryseobacterium scophthalmum genome encodes:
- a CDS encoding helix-turn-helix domain-containing protein, with protein sequence MVNKFETLQREEDRYLFERRMLTTKEAAFYLGLSVRTVRGKAAKGILTSYRPWGKNLYFEISELDEYLFSKKRSSVEKSSEKASMLNFKISKGWKI encoded by the coding sequence ATGGTAAACAAATTTGAAACATTACAAAGAGAAGAAGATAGATATCTCTTTGAAAGAAGAATGCTAACAACAAAAGAAGCGGCTTTTTATTTAGGTTTAAGTGTAAGAACTGTAAGGGGTAAAGCTGCTAAAGGAATACTAACTTCATACCGTCCTTGGGGAAAGAATCTCTACTTTGAAATCTCCGAATTAGATGAATATCTATTCTCTAAAAAAAGAAGTAGTGTTGAAAAATCTAGTGAAAAAGCCTCAATGTTAAACTTTAAAATCTCTAAAGGATGGAAAATTTAA
- a CDS encoding BT4734/BF3469 family protein, with product MENLNFNIYEDFKCNRYTHFDEIVYDIKNGTYHKTIIPYLKKFSEEGKTEETKKLKNKIPAFTISGMFSKHGRKIEYLITYHGWMILDIDGISDQKTYQMIFEKVKDIPYTKVAFCSPSGRGMKIIIETNNKDVKRHSELYKDLVGYYEEELDVKFDTSTCDVTRLCFYAFDSAIYYNENSKIFNFETKENTDDISNEADVFSIEMQEMIRFTENRQKYEVGNRNNFINLLSMNCSNHGIDESKVLEFCLEKFVEDGFDQYEITLTIKNSYEKNSDKFGDWKNRLKKIVKQELKSNNKVVNEFISAKQTTKDISFKNEKFQQYYDDLSKTFPKKYTDFITNLKTEREKDIVILTMMTVLNSIYQMD from the coding sequence ATGGAAAATTTAAATTTTAATATTTACGAAGACTTTAAATGTAATAGATATACTCATTTTGATGAAATCGTGTATGACATCAAAAATGGCACTTATCATAAGACTATTATTCCGTATCTGAAAAAGTTTAGCGAAGAAGGAAAAACCGAAGAAACAAAGAAATTAAAGAATAAAATTCCCGCCTTTACAATTAGCGGGATGTTTTCCAAACACGGTAGAAAAATTGAATATTTAATAACATATCACGGCTGGATGATCCTTGATATTGATGGAATTTCCGATCAAAAAACGTATCAAATGATTTTTGAAAAAGTTAAAGATATACCATATACAAAAGTTGCGTTTTGCTCACCTTCGGGAAGAGGAATGAAAATAATTATTGAAACAAATAATAAAGATGTAAAAAGACATTCAGAATTATACAAAGATTTAGTTGGTTATTATGAGGAAGAACTCGATGTGAAATTTGATACATCTACATGTGATGTTACCCGTTTATGTTTCTATGCCTTTGATTCTGCTATATATTATAATGAAAATTCCAAAATTTTTAATTTTGAAACAAAAGAAAATACTGATGACATAAGTAATGAAGCAGATGTTTTCTCTATTGAGATGCAGGAAATGATAAGGTTTACCGAAAATAGACAAAAATATGAGGTAGGAAATAGAAATAATTTTATAAACTTACTGAGTATGAACTGCTCAAACCACGGAATAGATGAATCTAAAGTTTTAGAATTTTGTTTGGAAAAATTTGTTGAGGATGGATTCGATCAGTATGAAATTACACTCACTATTAAAAACTCTTATGAGAAGAATTCTGATAAATTTGGAGATTGGAAAAATCGTTTAAAGAAGATTGTTAAACAGGAATTGAAATCGAATAATAAAGTGGTAAATGAATTTATATCAGCAAAACAAACTACTAAAGATATTTCTTTTAAAAATGAAAAATTCCAACAATACTACGATGATTTAAGTAAGACATTTCCAAAAAAATATACAGATTTCATAACCAACTTAAAAACTGAAAGAGAAAAGGATATTGTTATTTTAACAATGATGACCGTACTTAATTCAATATATCAAATGGATTGA
- a CDS encoding DUF4365 domain-containing protein, translating into MKYDNDYIRKEADDKLKGKFRNLFLQNSMKLKEHSASAGEDNGTDFYFDITNENEEHIFFFRNQNKGTFTDLQIIKNEDDINFGKISHRISLRNAINYYTEFDEAIIFTICDLANNNIYWYDIQNDITLRDRILEQKNNNIDAIQIYIPTENILNENTFNDFLNKVENAKLIQIRKKNILNENYEADYSKVEAEISEKHIIDKIDYTLNLFDGIKVFPTKVICKLLSFGESDNNKSYISGFSFYTYNEEFFSLMEKVKLSNKQFTLTDDETFVDNQNEKIKNIVSFLLINHIHHIRWRGKGRKEQICVHKLFHYNRCNCERCSLGRLDIKRANELLKEDIKQNALYDILRKGYTHYLLGDYKASIDIFYSIYNESDRINNPLKYTILTYNLSKLKRFVQWYYYAKDEKEISQKLSSINFDIDEPFIKKKTPYFLEIFRDIKEKKFYEDVKNSIDECYSEIQKISFGDKYGNTYSNSKYDILKSSYLRFESYLEHNFIIFNQYSEYEELSKKILECIFALYTLKNSTTDKYEKFDWSIIKMWIFNIDEKHSKYLLAKYGIKKLVVDEQLEIHKRINELVLNLINSNDCLENLKGLFKPIKIDKILNKILVITSLLDIEFDKKDLIVLNIIKLSNIIENKNNIPFEELVNFIEQNEEKISKERIKNILDLFFYDDYKRYSFGRSINIYAEKCTQTDLEIFIKKVLKIKSLEEIEIDSENEYFMSLFYTFTLLSDDFKGNIKVKITEILKKEFDDELYGYSIVYDLIDFDKDLFKKYISTVPDMSNNEGKDFWGSYENIRLSQIINLAFKYNLVFDEELKSLLNKSHKRYFEYYCWLMDIDNYDYSKFDPYWILEYKTIYYFNQFKKSQKLKEELYKCLGENYIEGVAKIYFKNFA; encoded by the coding sequence ATGAAATATGATAATGACTACATTAGAAAAGAAGCTGATGATAAACTGAAAGGTAAGTTCAGAAATCTCTTTCTGCAAAATAGTATGAAGCTAAAAGAACATTCGGCTTCAGCAGGAGAAGATAATGGAACTGATTTTTATTTTGACATAACAAATGAAAATGAGGAACATATTTTTTTCTTTAGAAATCAGAATAAAGGAACATTTACGGATCTACAGATTATAAAGAATGAAGATGATATAAATTTTGGTAAGATATCTCATAGAATTAGTCTTAGAAATGCAATTAACTATTATACTGAATTTGACGAAGCAATAATTTTCACAATATGTGATTTGGCAAATAATAATATTTATTGGTATGATATACAAAATGATATTACATTAAGAGACAGGATTTTAGAGCAAAAAAACAATAACATTGATGCAATTCAAATATATATACCGACGGAAAATATTTTGAATGAGAATACATTTAATGATTTTCTTAATAAGGTTGAAAATGCGAAATTGATTCAAATTAGAAAGAAAAATATTTTAAATGAAAATTATGAAGCTGATTATTCTAAAGTAGAAGCTGAAATAAGTGAAAAGCATATTATTGATAAAATTGATTACACATTAAATTTATTTGATGGAATAAAGGTTTTTCCTACAAAAGTCATTTGTAAGTTATTATCATTTGGTGAATCTGACAATAATAAAAGCTACATAAGTGGATTTAGTTTTTACACTTACAATGAAGAGTTCTTTAGTTTAATGGAAAAAGTAAAATTGTCAAATAAGCAATTCACTTTGACGGATGATGAAACCTTTGTAGATAATCAAAATGAAAAAATAAAAAATATAGTTTCTTTTTTATTAATAAATCATATTCATCATATCAGGTGGAGAGGAAAAGGACGAAAAGAACAGATTTGTGTACATAAATTATTTCATTATAATAGATGTAATTGTGAAAGATGTAGTTTAGGAAGATTAGATATTAAACGAGCGAATGAATTATTAAAAGAAGATATCAAACAAAATGCTCTTTATGATATTTTAAGAAAAGGTTATACCCACTACTTATTGGGAGATTATAAAGCTTCAATAGATATATTTTACAGTATTTATAATGAATCCGACAGAATAAATAACCCACTTAAATATACAATATTAACTTATAATTTATCAAAGCTTAAGAGATTTGTCCAATGGTATTACTATGCTAAAGACGAAAAAGAGATTTCACAAAAATTATCATCAATAAATTTTGATATTGATGAGCCATTTATTAAAAAAAAGACTCCATATTTTTTAGAGATTTTTAGAGATATTAAAGAGAAAAAATTTTATGAGGATGTTAAAAATAGTATAGATGAATGTTATTCTGAAATACAAAAAATTTCTTTTGGCGATAAATATGGAAACACATATAGTAACAGTAAATATGACATTTTAAAATCATCTTATTTAAGATTTGAATCTTATTTAGAACATAATTTTATAATATTTAACCAATATTCTGAATATGAAGAGTTATCAAAAAAAATATTAGAGTGCATATTTGCATTATACACTTTAAAAAATTCTACAACTGATAAATATGAAAAGTTCGATTGGAGTATTATAAAGATGTGGATTTTTAATATTGATGAAAAGCATTCAAAATATCTTTTAGCAAAATATGGAATAAAAAAACTTGTAGTCGATGAACAATTGGAAATTCATAAGCGAATAAACGAGTTAGTACTTAATCTAATTAATTCCAATGATTGCTTAGAAAATTTAAAAGGGTTATTCAAACCAATTAAAATAGATAAAATTCTTAATAAAATATTGGTAATTACATCTCTATTAGATATTGAATTCGATAAAAAAGATTTGATTGTTTTAAATATTATTAAGCTTAGTAACATAATAGAAAATAAAAATAATATTCCATTTGAAGAATTAGTAAACTTTATTGAGCAGAACGAGGAAAAGATAAGTAAAGAAAGAATAAAAAATATTTTGGATTTATTTTTCTATGATGATTATAAAAGATATAGTTTTGGTAGATCAATTAATATTTATGCTGAAAAATGTACACAAACTGATTTAGAAATTTTCATAAAGAAAGTTTTGAAAATAAAGAGTTTAGAGGAAATAGAAATAGATTCTGAGAACGAATATTTTATGAGCTTATTTTATACTTTTACATTACTGAGTGATGATTTTAAAGGAAATATTAAAGTTAAAATAACTGAAATTCTTAAAAAAGAATTTGATGATGAACTCTATGGCTACTCAATTGTTTATGATTTAATTGATTTTGATAAAGATCTATTTAAAAAATATATATCCACAGTTCCAGATATGTCAAATAATGAAGGAAAAGATTTTTGGGGATCCTACGAAAATATACGATTATCACAAATAATAAATTTAGCATTTAAATATAATTTAGTATTTGACGAAGAATTAAAAAGTCTGTTGAATAAATCTCATAAGAGGTATTTTGAATACTATTGTTGGCTGATGGATATTGATAATTATGATTATTCAAAATTTGATCCTTATTGGATTTTAGAATATAAAACGATATATTATTTTAATCAATTTAAAAAATCACAAAAACTAAAAGAAGAATTATATAAATGTTTAGGTGAAAATTATATTGAAGGAGTAGCAAAAATATATTTTAAGAACTTTGCTTAA
- a CDS encoding KAP family P-loop NTPase fold protein: MINKFIFKQLPIKKLFLIIVSIISIIIFTPLLESTIDYIIENSKIYDVENSYLLDFLIIGFLIITILITIKLIPNKRATLLLLLIGGFYYYQRFINNHFEFLNFESLHQLVYFDVIFIIVLIYLGTYLKYFGVKKNNEGNTLEEDSPIKNRNDDELDNLFSKTVEKIKNIIDKNSFENSYTIGINSEWGNGKSTILEMVKSELKDDSDKIIVDFNPWMGFDKKVLIKDFFNSLSESLTENDISNEVYQYSEELVNATDNSVLKTIKNIFYREKSLETLFNNINNKIKLLNKKIVVFVDDIDRLDNEEIFQLLKLIRNTANFQRTYFIMAYDREYVVSSINGLNEYSSVNYLDKIINTELTLPYFDRNILKEIFRIKLIEKIGEKYKERVDYALDIGMDNSDVFDYEENINNNFNNWINNIRQIKKLINSIYINFNDFFDEINFVDLFYIELLKLKHPYLYKILYSQKESLLRERSNKLYFRELDEKNNLAEYFDSKKVSILDAKHKTQFEETVIGDILEKYCIQNNIIGIEKKKIKFLLLNLFGIYDKTGISFSTSKSEEKKLSISYSNKFERYFSHTIFRGNISEFDFEKLLSSDEENRRKTIAEWINSGKEKDLKFSLLGNINYKNKIGFENIIKSILQLVYSDSQISANQKIGFDLQQFRYKIQYYKGDTKIISLYQSENELKQFINEIFNNAIYPYTYLAQLLYAINSNTFREELEFVLSTDEINNILKSYILKYLDETTILDNSFWTLFKLCKKLSLDNGFKVFTIHDEVKEKIIDALNDDDNVKFFIKSIIERGMDNDVGKIHIKTIEDIFDSVENFEELILIDIDEDKTPLKFELKDFYLKVKNNNWEEIVYDFKYLKRRRESGEILTMG, translated from the coding sequence TTGATTAATAAATTTATATTTAAACAGCTGCCAATTAAAAAATTGTTTTTAATTATTGTAAGTATTATTTCAATTATAATATTTACACCTTTGTTGGAATCAACCATTGATTATATAATTGAGAATTCTAAAATTTATGATGTAGAAAATTCATATTTATTAGATTTTTTAATTATAGGATTTTTGATAATTACCATTTTAATAACAATAAAATTAATTCCGAATAAAAGGGCAACACTTTTATTGCTATTAATTGGTGGATTTTATTACTACCAAAGATTTATAAATAATCATTTTGAATTTTTAAATTTTGAATCATTACATCAATTAGTGTATTTTGATGTTATTTTTATAATTGTCTTAATTTATTTAGGAACTTATTTAAAATATTTTGGTGTTAAAAAAAATAATGAGGGAAACACATTGGAAGAAGATTCTCCGATTAAGAATAGAAATGATGATGAATTAGATAATTTGTTTTCAAAAACTGTTGAAAAGATTAAAAATATAATTGACAAAAATAGTTTTGAAAACTCTTATACCATTGGAATAAATAGTGAATGGGGAAATGGGAAATCTACTATTTTAGAAATGGTGAAAAGTGAATTAAAAGACGATTCAGATAAAATTATAGTAGATTTTAATCCGTGGATGGGATTTGATAAAAAAGTTTTGATAAAGGATTTCTTTAATTCTTTATCTGAATCACTTACAGAAAATGATATTTCAAATGAAGTTTATCAATATTCCGAAGAATTAGTTAATGCAACAGATAATTCTGTTTTGAAAACGATAAAGAATATTTTTTACAGAGAAAAATCTTTAGAAACTTTATTCAATAATATCAACAACAAAATAAAATTATTGAATAAAAAAATAGTTGTTTTTGTAGATGATATTGACAGATTAGATAATGAAGAGATTTTTCAATTATTGAAATTGATAAGAAATACTGCTAATTTTCAAAGGACATATTTTATTATGGCTTATGATAGAGAATATGTTGTTAGTAGTATCAATGGCTTAAATGAATATTCTTCAGTTAACTACTTAGACAAAATTATAAATACAGAATTAACTCTCCCATATTTTGACAGAAATATTCTTAAAGAAATATTCAGAATAAAATTGATAGAAAAAATTGGTGAAAAGTATAAGGAAAGAGTTGATTACGCTTTAGATATTGGAATGGATAATTCCGATGTTTTTGATTATGAAGAAAATATAAATAACAATTTTAATAATTGGATTAACAATATCAGACAAATAAAAAAACTTATTAATTCCATTTATATCAATTTTAATGATTTTTTTGATGAAATAAATTTTGTTGATCTGTTTTACATTGAATTACTAAAATTAAAACACCCTTATTTATATAAGATATTATATTCACAGAAAGAAAGTTTATTAAGAGAAAGATCTAATAAATTATATTTTAGAGAGTTAGATGAAAAAAATAATTTAGCCGAATATTTTGACTCAAAAAAAGTTTCAATTTTAGATGCAAAACATAAAACTCAATTTGAAGAAACTGTTATAGGAGATATATTAGAGAAATATTGTATACAAAATAATATAATTGGGATTGAAAAGAAAAAGATAAAATTTCTTTTACTAAATCTTTTTGGGATTTACGATAAAACTGGAATTAGTTTTTCAACATCAAAAAGCGAAGAGAAAAAACTATCAATATCTTATTCAAACAAATTCGAAAGGTATTTTTCACACACAATTTTCAGGGGGAATATATCAGAGTTTGATTTCGAAAAATTATTAAGTTCTGACGAAGAAAATAGAAGAAAAACTATTGCTGAATGGATTAATAGTGGAAAAGAAAAAGATTTGAAATTTAGCTTATTAGGTAACATTAATTATAAAAATAAAATTGGATTTGAAAATATAATAAAATCAATTTTACAGCTTGTTTACAGTGATTCTCAAATAAGTGCAAATCAAAAAATAGGATTCGATTTGCAACAATTCAGATATAAAATTCAGTATTATAAAGGTGATACAAAAATCATTAGTCTATATCAATCTGAAAATGAACTAAAACAATTTATCAATGAAATATTTAATAATGCGATATATCCATATACATATTTGGCACAACTTCTATATGCTATAAACTCAAATACATTTAGAGAAGAATTAGAATTTGTTTTAAGTACAGATGAAATAAATAATATTTTGAAATCTTATATTTTGAAATATTTAGATGAAACTACTATTTTAGATAACAGTTTTTGGACATTATTTAAACTATGTAAGAAGCTTAGCCTTGATAATGGATTTAAAGTTTTCACTATACATGATGAAGTAAAAGAGAAAATTATTGATGCATTGAATGATGATGATAATGTAAAGTTTTTTATTAAATCAATTATTGAGAGGGGTATGGATAATGATGTTGGAAAAATTCATATAAAAACAATTGAAGATATTTTTGATAGTGTAGAAAATTTTGAAGAATTGATTCTTATTGATATAGATGAGGATAAAACTCCTTTGAAATTTGAGCTTAAAGATTTTTATTTAAAAGTTAAAAATAACAATTGGGAGGAAATAGTATATGATTTTAAATACTTAAAACGTCGTAGAGAATCAGGTGAAATACTTACAATGGGATAA
- a CDS encoding DUF1826 domain-containing protein, with the protein MSNTFSDNNQVGVVSSFPELINTKFKGVMNAVCWTRSLNGDFEEIVSKLQLKENITEISIEDLLALELSEKGILARKIILNDLQLLTDFGASPSLNLLKNYERDEDFDFISTDVYSFHVDRSPIGTDTFLCTYHGAASDIIPNDQVEQKILIPEIREKLKELHDGSEEELEDFFKENFFDLHYEAKSGAVPTNLGIGNLWRLAVDHPSQEVLPCVHKAPVENDGEYRLLLIC; encoded by the coding sequence ATGAGCAATACATTTTCTGATAACAATCAAGTTGGAGTAGTTTCTTCTTTTCCTGAACTTATAAATACCAAATTCAAAGGAGTGATGAATGCAGTCTGTTGGACTCGAAGTTTGAATGGAGATTTTGAAGAAATTGTTTCTAAGCTTCAATTAAAAGAGAACATTACAGAAATTTCTATTGAAGATCTTTTAGCTTTGGAACTATCAGAAAAAGGAATATTAGCAAGAAAAATTATTTTAAATGATTTACAGCTATTGACAGATTTCGGAGCATCGCCTTCACTCAATTTGCTTAAAAACTATGAACGAGATGAAGATTTCGATTTCATTTCGACAGATGTATATTCTTTTCATGTAGATCGTTCGCCAATTGGTACCGATACTTTTTTATGTACTTATCACGGGGCAGCAAGCGATATTATACCCAACGATCAGGTTGAACAAAAAATTCTGATACCAGAAATCCGAGAGAAACTTAAAGAGCTACACGACGGCTCAGAAGAAGAATTAGAAGATTTTTTTAAAGAAAACTTTTTCGATCTTCATTATGAAGCAAAATCGGGCGCAGTTCCAACAAATTTAGGAATAGGAAATCTTTGGCGATTGGCGGTAGATCATCCTTCACAAGAGGTTTTGCCTTGTGTTCACAAAGCTCCTGTAGAAAATGATGGGGAATATCGATTGTTGTTGATTTGTTGA
- a CDS encoding sulfite exporter TauE/SafE family protein: protein MIFNIALLFFGTILAFWISAICGGGASLILIPVLNLLIPSSVVPFSLTIGTFTSSVSRIAVFKKHIKWQIFFWFVPFSIPSVLLGAWLIKYINPNYLQLIVAFFLILNLPELFKSKKKEIQQQKAYPKFILIIIGFSAGLVSGITGAIGLLFNRFYLRFGLTKEEIVATRAINEVFLHFIKLIIYISLGLYSKTALWLGLTIAVATVISSFTVKYILPYLSEFLFKKIGYGAMVFSGFLLLIGTPEKIIQQDKISISAAQQESVISWRNTDFVIEFAFDDGFEVERPIKSNELPDHIKSKYNSLLGQYDKIYLEKVYSFGKKHAYEFYCYQDNKLAKKLEYE, encoded by the coding sequence ATGATATTCAATATAGCACTTTTGTTTTTTGGAACTATTCTCGCATTTTGGATAAGCGCAATCTGTGGCGGTGGCGCAAGTTTGATTTTGATTCCTGTTCTCAATCTGTTAATTCCGAGTTCTGTAGTTCCTTTTTCTTTAACGATCGGAACTTTTACGAGCTCTGTATCTCGAATTGCCGTTTTCAAAAAACACATTAAATGGCAGATTTTCTTTTGGTTTGTGCCTTTTTCCATCCCTTCGGTTTTATTGGGAGCTTGGCTGATTAAATACATTAACCCTAATTATTTGCAGCTTATTGTCGCTTTTTTTCTGATTCTAAATCTTCCTGAATTGTTTAAATCAAAGAAAAAAGAAATTCAGCAGCAGAAAGCCTACCCGAAATTTATATTAATAATCATCGGGTTTAGTGCGGGTTTGGTTTCAGGAATTACGGGCGCAATAGGATTGCTTTTTAACCGATTTTATTTGCGTTTCGGACTTACGAAAGAAGAAATTGTTGCTACAAGAGCCATTAATGAAGTTTTTCTGCATTTTATAAAACTCATTATTTATATTTCTCTCGGTTTATATTCTAAAACAGCATTATGGTTAGGTTTAACGATTGCGGTGGCAACGGTGATCTCTTCATTTACAGTGAAGTATATTCTGCCTTACCTCAGCGAATTTCTTTTTAAAAAAATTGGATACGGAGCGATGGTTTTTTCAGGATTTCTATTGTTGATAGGAACTCCCGAAAAAATAATTCAGCAGGACAAAATTTCTATTTCTGCTGCTCAGCAAGAATCTGTAATTTCATGGAGAAATACCGATTTTGTGATAGAATTTGCCTTCGATGATGGCTTTGAAGTTGAAAGACCTATAAAATCTAACGAATTGCCTGATCATATAAAATCAAAATACAATTCTTTACTCGGGCAATATGATAAAATTTATCTTGAAAAAGTGTACTCATTCGGTAAGAAACATGCGTACGAATTTTATTGTTATCAGGATAATAAGTTGGCTAAAAAGCTGGAGTATGAATAG
- a CDS encoding phosphatase PAP2 family protein produces the protein MFTKSFIPVLLFAFLGSHKTFAQDSLVQNAVQDSANISKLDIEDKTHQFSYKKLIVPASFISYGLASLSIKELKQLNSSTKDEIKEHQPDHIRLDNYTQFVPAAMVYGLNAFGVEGKHNFRDRSIIYGTSMLITSAITVPLKHITKEERPDGSNHLSFPSGHTAIAFASAQFMFREYKDTNFLLGISGYSFAVFTGVYRMLNDKHWFGDVVAGAGFGILSTELAYWLYPKINNLLGGKKEKSQMMIMPYYQKGNAGIGLIKNF, from the coding sequence ATGTTTACGAAAAGTTTCATTCCCGTTTTACTATTTGCATTTTTAGGATCTCACAAAACTTTTGCACAAGACAGTTTGGTACAGAATGCAGTTCAGGATAGTGCAAATATTTCAAAACTTGATATTGAAGATAAAACGCATCAATTCAGCTATAAAAAACTGATTGTTCCGGCTTCGTTTATTTCTTATGGTTTGGCAAGTTTAAGCATCAAAGAACTCAAACAACTGAATTCTTCTACAAAAGACGAAATTAAAGAGCATCAACCCGATCACATCAGACTCGATAATTATACTCAGTTTGTACCTGCTGCAATGGTTTATGGCTTAAATGCTTTTGGTGTGGAAGGCAAACATAATTTCAGAGATCGAAGTATTATTTACGGAACTTCAATGTTGATTACTTCGGCAATTACAGTTCCGCTAAAACATATAACCAAGGAAGAAAGACCGGATGGATCAAATCATCTGTCCTTTCCTTCCGGCCATACCGCGATTGCTTTTGCATCAGCGCAGTTTATGTTCAGAGAATATAAAGACACCAATTTTCTGTTGGGAATTTCGGGGTATTCATTTGCTGTTTTTACCGGAGTTTACAGAATGCTGAATGATAAACATTGGTTTGGTGATGTAGTTGCAGGTGCGGGTTTTGGAATTTTATCGACCGAACTTGCGTATTGGTTATACCCAAAAATCAATAATCTTTTAGGAGGAAAAAAGGAAAAATCACAAATGATGATTATGCCTTATTATCAAAAAGGAAATGCCGGAATTGGCCTTATTAAAAATTTCTAA